In a single window of the Acetivibrio clariflavus DSM 19732 genome:
- a CDS encoding polysaccharide deacetylase family protein — MRLYVIKLNTIHKCVLIGVLALVLCIGIFASRETVAEVFEQKRDLPIYSVECDQKKVSITFDCAWGADDIPDIVNTLKEHNIRATFFFVGHWAEKNPDMVKLIADNGHDIANHSYSHLRMGAIDNNRIRTEILKCDEVLKRITGKKPELFRAPYGDYNNDVVRIARELNEYTIQWNVDSLDWKPGITPEQIKNRVLNNVDNGSIILFHNDTPHTAKILPSIIKGLQDKGFEIVPVSKLIMRENYEINFEGRQIKKK, encoded by the coding sequence ATGAGACTATATGTTATTAAGTTAAATACCATTCACAAATGCGTACTTATAGGAGTTTTGGCACTTGTTTTATGTATTGGTATATTTGCATCCAGAGAGACTGTGGCCGAGGTGTTTGAGCAAAAACGGGATTTGCCCATTTACTCTGTGGAGTGCGATCAAAAGAAAGTTTCCATTACTTTTGACTGTGCCTGGGGGGCAGACGATATTCCGGATATTGTAAACACGCTAAAAGAGCATAACATAAGAGCTACTTTCTTTTTTGTAGGCCACTGGGCGGAGAAAAATCCCGATATGGTTAAATTAATAGCAGACAATGGACATGATATTGCAAACCATTCTTATTCGCATCTGCGTATGGGAGCAATTGATAACAACAGAATACGGACAGAGATTTTAAAATGTGATGAGGTACTGAAAAGGATTACCGGGAAGAAACCCGAACTTTTCAGAGCACCTTACGGCGATTATAACAATGATGTTGTAAGGATTGCCAGGGAACTAAATGAATATACGATACAGTGGAATGTTGATTCCCTCGACTGGAAACCCGGTATAACACCGGAACAGATAAAAAACAGGGTGTTAAATAATGTTGACAATGGCTCGATAATTCTTTTTCACAATGATACTCCCCATACAGCAAAAATTCTGCCATCAATAATTAAAGGACTGCAGGATAAAGGCTTTGAAATTGTTCCTGTGTCCAAACTGATAATGAGAGAAAACTATGAAATTAATTTTGAAGGCCGCCAAATAAAGAAAAAGTAA